From Anopheles coluzzii chromosome 3, AcolN3, whole genome shotgun sequence, the proteins below share one genomic window:
- the LOC120955956 gene encoding neuralized-like protein 4 has product MSSNVFHRRCGKRITLTNGNRTAMRNVSEFNHGLVLSGEPLQDDVLFEVRIDEKIQAWSGSIEIGITTVNPESTELPPCAMKLRNTTWVMSGISVLKDGLLLMESYGLDLEKLGEGDRVGVQRTARGELVFYVNGDPQGVAARDIPRQVYALVNLYGKCVQVTITSGQPADLPGEYGPCTSSEDISASPQISQNIDLPMSVEMSVTGATTATTSTATCAVVAAASSSSAITEGGTSGVGSSVSDPSDKLRFHTRCGSLVKLSANCRTAERRRPLDEFNNGVVMTHRPLWDNELFEIRIDRLVDKWSGSIEVGVTTHCPSALQFPATMTNLRSGTIMMSGCGILTNGKGTRREYGEFNLDELREGDRVGMMRKANGNLHYYINGRDQGVAATRVAQTLWGVIDLYGMTIKVTIVDRDEREQRNLVTRRNHLLSMPTTVQELPLGVAGMATHGGIATVAGTPSEAEYVGTGSTALLLDRLTFHPTCGSHASVTHSGRTALRPNASDDFNNGVVLTRRPLRPNELFQVRLERVVTKWAGSIEMGVTTHSPTELDFPFTMTNVRTGTWMMTGNGVMHNGMTVIEQYGQNLDRLQVGDRVGVVRKDDGTLHFWVNGIDQGPAATGVPEKVYGVIDLYGQAAQASIVDTSECGTPDTGNSTISNTTLFPSAEPRMRFNTCVHGRNAHIINGGLTACRPKALAEFNDAIVFSSRPLRQRELFEIALDTVVDRWNGSIEIGVTAMRPDELSLPSTATDLEHDTIMVSGTTLLLNGCTVRSDLPFDLDALGQGSRVGVMRNGDAIHFLVNGIDLGAFYDSKAPNLYAVVDLYGQCAQVSITAPTHPPGAGACAGVAGSVVGPNGGDLRAPYAISENSQSLQATSVIQPMALVESKHRWSCISASNTVTLGHNWTLATRGTNAALSHCLVFSDRPLVPGETFEIKIVDVNPLYAGCLRVGATDLNLCDEHVRKNIPISMRRIPANVWYASGNEVRHNSTLLQRALASLEWLRVGDRIGIELTAARTLRILLNSEDMNITFTSLPDSVDVFAVVELIGSTMAVQVISSQGPSSPLRPCSLRLQDSLELGLDPLNKQDSMLESIDSDSLAMEFSELYLGKNVTLLEDRKSAARHQSYNQAVVCLSRPLCKGHSVSVRVNAINPQWKGTIAVGALGSAPGASPAQFPFPTSAILFRRPCWIVTHDYVNINGTKTQSRYGELLDAIQPGTIITLTLTHAGSLVITCGQTQLEELATGLPHHVYPVFDLYGKCERVTIYSGDPKNGSPIAEELAMLPNEPQRSGGPVAVAAGPCDAVGAGPGALVPQGGLENGENVPQCEKADLEVHEKETDQTAAASQQQVATGSSSSNAMSRSVMDCVSENLLMNISIKIRTANEARNQELSNSCCLRDSLQLQHSTNLNIQRSQSTHRFNANAMQGSYDSNRGGGGGGGAGGDQSMSSGNYDEGFEDYQHRPGAVSAPSGSTSNGGVCSTAAVPEPSTVDRAENTDTNYLDDVVESGAEFNNQLGSTAAPTSAGGDAECDTNLTDVNQNLTADESLDDEEDEDEDEDRDRNTLAANSSRRAKLGLQLQSAGGSTGPANNGSSSGSVSSSSFVGMQQRLAPEGAENEEDNDGQQRYRSATAPAAPPVPVHPVVENRDCDYLKLVMSFKRTLMLPDAFFVDEPCACYCAGCCQLPVGGNAGGTLRNWVRFRLNQQTVLGGGGVNTADEFVWTTAYYNTRVDKIRSVLDHGQPLPIETGQLLPESSTLNDNFIPGTHILLRSVPDAAEPASNATSTSSHVAGSIRGRTFPLRYMVNGQFFHIKTAFEVRVRAQSLSTVDHSGAGEGLNASTGGAGATGTGGCTSGVSTVPTAGGIATGTDFTFRSWTTKEADACVLTALLIHLVAN; this is encoded by the exons ATGTCCTCCAACGTGTTTCATCGCCGGTGTGGCAAGCGGATCACACTGACGAACGGGAACCGCACGGCAATGCGAAATGTGAGCGAGTTTAACCACGGGCTGGTGCTGAGTGGCGAACCCCTGCAGGACGATGTGCTGTTCGAGGTTCGGATCGACGAGAAG ATCCAAGCGTGGAGTGGCAGCATTGAGATTGGCATCACCACAGTCAACCCGGAGTCTACGGAGCTGCCGCCGTGTGCGATGAAGCTGCGCAACACCACTTGGGTAATGTCGGGCATATCCGTGCTGAAGGacgggctgctgctgatggaatCGTACGGGCTCGATCTGGAGAAGCTGGGCGAGGGCGATCGGGTCGGCGTGCAGCGGACGGCACGCGGTGAGCTCGTGTTTTACGTGAACGGCGATCCGCAGGGTGTGGCCGCCCGGGACATTCCGCGGCAGGTGTACGCGCTGGTGAACCTGTACGGCAAGTGTGTGCAGGTTACGATCACATCCGGCCAGCCGGCCGATCTGCCCGGCGAGTACGGTCCCTGCACCTCGTCGGAAGACATCAGCGCGTCGCCCCAAATCTCGCAAAACATCGACCTGCCGATGTCGGTGGAGATGTCCGTCACGGGAGCAACGACGGCAACAACATCCACGGCCACCTGCGCCGTCGTCGCAGCAGCTTCTTCCAGCTCCGCAATCACGGAGGGTGGTACTAGCGGCGTTGGCTCATCCGTGTCCGATCCGAGCGATAAGCTGCGGTTCCACACGCGCTGCGGCTCGCTGGTGAAGCTGAGTGCCAACTGCCGGACGGCGGAGCGGCGTCGCCCGCTGGACGAGTTCAACAATGGTGTCGTGATGACGCACCGGCCGCTGTGGGACAACGAGCTGTTCGAGATACGCATCGACCGGCTGGTGGACAAGTGGTCCGGCTCGATCGAGGTGGGCGTGACGACCCACTGCCCGTCGGCGCTGCAGTTTCCCGCCACGATGACTAATCTGCGCAGCGGCACGATCATGATGTCGGGCTGCGGCATACTCACCAACGGCAAGGGCACGCGCCGCGAGTACGGCGAGTTCAATCTGGACGAGCTGCGCGAAGGCGACCGCGTGGGCATGATGCGCAAAGCGAACGGCAACCTGCACTACTACATCAACGGGCGCGACCAGGGCGTGGCGGCGACGCGCGTCGCCCAAACGCTCTGGGGCGTGATCGATCTGTACGGCATGACGATCAAGGTGACGATCGTGGATCGGGACGAGCGCGAGCAGCGCAATTTGGTGACGCGCCGCAACCACCTGCTCAGCATGCCGACCACAGTACAGGAGCTGCCGCTCGGTGTGGCCGGTATGGCGACACACGGAGGGATCGCCACGGTAGCAGGCACACCGTCCGAGGCGGAGTACGTCGGTACCGGTTCGACCGCCCTACTGCTCGATCGGCTCACGTTCCATCCGACGTGTGGGTCGCACGCAAGCGTAACGCACAGTGGCCGCACCGCCCTGCGCCCGAACGCGTCGGACGATTTCAACAACGGTGTGGTGCTGACGCGCCGCCCGCTGCGCCCCAACGAGCTGTTCCAGGTGCGGCTCGAGCGCGTCGTTACGAAGTGGGCCGGCTCGATCGAGATGGGCGTGACGACGCACAGCCCGACCGAGCTGGACTTTCCCTTCACGATGACGAACGTTCGGACCGGCACGTGGATGATGACCGGCAATGGGGTGATGCACAACGGCATGACCGTGATCGAGCAGTACGGGCAGAATCTGGACCGGTTGCAGGTGGGCGATCGGGTCGGCGTGGTGCGCAAGGACGACGGGACGCTGCACTTCTGGGTGAACGGGATCGACCAGGGGCCGGCCGCGACGGGCGTCCCCGAGAAGGTGTACGGTGTGATCGATCTGTACGGGCAGGCGGCCCAGGCCAGCATCGTCGACACGTCCGAGTGCGGTACGCCCGACACGGGCAACTCGACCATCTCCAACACGACGCTCTTCCCGTCGGCCGAACCGCGCATGCGCTTCAACACGTGCGTGCACGGCCGCAACGCGCACATCATCAACGGGGGGCTGACCGCGTGCCGGCCGAAAGCGCTGGCCGAGTTTAACGACGCGATCGTGTTCAGCAGCCGGCCGCTCCGCCAGCGGGAACTGTTCGAGATCGCGCTCGACACGGTGGTCGACCGGTGGAACGGCAGCATCGAGATCGGCGTCACGGCCATGCGCCCCGACGAGCTGTCCCTGCCGAGCACGGCGACCGATCTCGAGCACGACACGATCATGGTTTCCGGCACGACGCTCCTGCTGAACGGGTGCACCGTCCGGAGCGACCTGCCGTTCGATCTCGACGCCCTCGGCCAGGGCTCGCGCGTCGGCGTCATGCGCAACGGGGACGCAATCCACTTCCTCGTGAACGGCATCGATCTGGGGGCGTTTTACGACTCGAAAGCACCGAACCTGTACGCGGTGGTCGATCTGTACGGGCAGTGCGCGCAGGTAAGCATAACGGCGCCAACGCACCCACCGGGAGCGGGCGCTTGCGCGGGCGTGGCCGGCAGTGTCGTCGGCCCGAACGGTGGCGATCTGCGGGCACCGTACGCGATCAGCGAAAACTCCCAGAGCCTGCAGGCGACGTCCGTCATACAGCCGATGGCACTGGTCGAGTCGAAGCACCGGTGGTCGTGCATTTCCGCCAGCAACACGGTCACGCTCGGGCACAACTGGACGCTGGCGACGCGCGGCACCAATGCGGCCCTGTCGCACTGTCTCGTCTTCTCCGACCGGCCGCTCGTGCCGGGCGAAACGTTCGAGATCAAAATCGTCGACGTGAATCCACTGTACGCGGGCTGCCTGCGGGTCGGCGCGACCGACCTGAACCTGTGCGACGAGCACGTGCGCAAAAACATTCCCATCAGCATGCGGCGCATCCCGGCGAACGTGTGGTACGCGAGCGGGAACGAGGTGCGGCACAACTCTACCCTGCTGCAGCGGGCGCTCGCGTCGCTCGAGTGGTTGCGGGTGGGCGATCGCATCGGCATCGAGCTGACCGCGGCCCGCACGCTGCGCATTCTGCTCAACTCGGAGGACATGAACATAACCTTCACCAGTCTGCCCGACTCGGTCGATGTGTTTGCGGTGGTGGAGCTGATCGGGAGCACCATGGCGGTGCAGGTCATCTCCTCGCAGGGGCCGTCATCTCCGCTGCGCCCGTGCAGCCTGCGCCTGCAGGACTCGCTCGAACTGGGACTGGATCCGCTCAACAAGCAGGACTCCatgctggaatcgatcgaTTCCGACAGTCTCGCGATGGAGTTTTCCGAGCTGTATCTCGGCAAGAACGTAACCCTGCTCGAGGATCGCAAATCGGCCGCCCGGCATCAATCCTACAACCAGGCTGTGGTGTGCCTGTCCCGCCCGCTCTGCAAAGGACACAGCGTCAGTGTGCGCGTGAACGCCATCAACCCACAGTGGAAGGGTACGATCGCGGTCGGTGCGCTCGGGTCGGCACCAGGCGCTTCACCCGCCCAGTTTCCGTTCCCCACATCGGCCATCCTGTTCCGCCGGCCGTGCTGGATCGTTACGCACGATTATGTGAACATCAACGGCACCAAGACACAGTCCCGGTACGGTGAGCTGCTCGATGCGATACAGCCCGGCACGATCATTACGCTTACGCTGACGCATGCGGGCAGTTTGGTCATTACCTGCGGCCAGACACAGCTGGAGGAGCTGGCGACCGGGCTGCCCCATCACGTGTATCCCGTGTTCGATCTTTACGGCAAGTGCGAGCGGGTTACGATCTACAGCGGGGATCCGAAGAATGGTAGCCCGATCGCGGAGGAGTTGGCGATGCTACCGAACGAACCGCAGCGATCGGGTGGCCCGGTAGCGGTGGCAGCTGGCCCGTGTGATGCTGTTGGAGCTGGACCGGGTGCTCTTGTTCCGCAGGGAGGGTTAGAAAACGGTGAGAACGTTCCACAGTGTGAGAAGGCCGATCTGGAGGTGCACGAGAAGGAAACCGATCAGACGGCTGCCGCCTCCCAGCAGCAGGTAGCGACAGGTTCCAGCTCTTCAAACGCGAT gaGCCGCTCCGTGATGGACTGCGTGTCGGAGAATTTGCTGATGAATATTTCGATTAAAATCCGCACCGCCAACGAGGCGCGCAACCAGGAGCTGTCCAATTCTTG CTGCTTACGGGActcgctgcagctgcagcactCGACCAATCTGAACATCCAGCGCAGCCAGAGCACGCACCGGTTCAACGCGAACGCCATGCAGGGCAGCTACGATAGCAaccggggtggtggtggtggtggtggagccgGTGGCGATCAATCCATGAGCTCGGGCAACTACGACGAAGGATTTGAGGACTATCAGCATCGGCCCGGTGCTGTCTCAGCTCCCTCGGGCAGCACGTCCAATGGTGGCGTGTGCAGTACGGCTGCTGTCCCGGAACCGAGCACGGTCGATCGGGCGGAAAACACCGACACAAACTATCTGGACGATGTGGTCGAATCGGGCGCAGAGTTTAACAATCAGCTCGGCAGTACGGCAGCACCAACATCCGCGGGGGGCGACGCGGAGTGTGATACGAACTTGACGGACGTTAATCAAAACCTAACGGCGGACGAATCGCTGGACgatgaggaggacgaggatgaGGACGAGGATCGTGATCGTAACACGCTCGCAGCGAACAGTAGCCGACGGGCGAAGCTTGGCCTGCAGTTGCAATCGGCTGGTGGGAGCACTGGACCGGCGAACAACGGCTCATCCAGTGGGTCCGTTTCGTCCTCGTCCTTTGTGGGAATGCAGCAACGATTAGCACCGGAGGGTGCGGAAAATGAGGAAGATAATGATGGACAGCAGCGGTATAGGTCAGCTACTGCACCGGCGGCACCACCAGTGCCGGTCCATCCGGTGGTGGAGAACCGTGACTGCGACTATCTGAAGCTGGTGATGAGCTTCAAGCGCACGCTAATGCTTCCCGATGCGTTCTTCGTCGATGAACCGTGCGCCTGCTACTGTGCCGGGTGTTGCCAGCTACCGGTGGGTGGTAATGCTGGTGGGACACTGAGGAACTGGGTACGCTTCCGGCTGAACCAGCAGACAGTGctcggcggcggtggtgttaACACGGCGGACGAGTTCGTCTGGACGACGGCGTACTACAACACGCGCGTGGACAAGATACGGTCCGTGCTGGATCACGGTCAACCGTTGCCGATTG AAACCGGTCAACTCCTGCCGGAATCATCCACGCTGAACGATAACTTCATCCCCGGTACGCACATCCTGCTGCGCTCCGTACCGGATGCGGCCGAACCAGCGTCCAATGCCACGAGCACATCCTCGCACGTCGCCGGCTCCATCCGTGGACGCACCTTCCCCCTGCGCTACATGGTGAATGGACAGTTTTTCCACATTAAAACCGCCTTCGAGGTGCGCGTTCGTGCGCAATCCCTTTCCACCGTCGATCATTCCGGCGCTGGGGAGGGATTGAATGCATCCACCGGTGGTGCGGGAGCTACCGGGACCGGTGGCTGTACGAGCGGCGTATCGACGGTACCGACTGCCGGGGGGATCGCTACCGGCACAGATTTCACATTCCGCTCCTGGACCACCAAGGAGGCCGATGCTTGCGTACTGACGGCTTTGTTGATCCATTTGGTGGCTAATTAA